A single window of Venturia canescens isolate UGA chromosome 3, ASM1945775v1, whole genome shotgun sequence DNA harbors:
- the LOC122408492 gene encoding uncharacterized protein, giving the protein MQRLWLFDIDWDQSLPEESRTAWESYYASLSRINELRIPRNVVPGNSSDKFDIFGFGDASETAFGACLYAVSRDDEGNIHSHLICSKTKVAPLKTISMPRLELEAALLLAKLYTTVKTAYGERLKDVKLWSDSTIVLGWLKTSPNAMKTFVANRISKIQTLTKATDWYHVPSEDNPADMLSRGITVERLIEDKLWWHGPPWLTQEEPWPKNMRKPDTELPELKPVTVTLTTITVSSILEKFKSYRKLMRVIAYCLRWRNRKNPSKNRALTVQELDRAEKAIARMVQHERFAQEIRDLENKNEIHRKSPLRALTPVLDDEGLLRVGGRLRNAELSEDQKHQIILPAKHFVTTLILKEEHLRLHHCPPMQILHSVRHKFWPLSGHRETKKIVKACLPCFRFRPSFPEVKMGDLPAQRVCGFVRPFVTTGIDYAGPIQIRESRRRGRIHVCKGYIAVFTCFSTKAVHLELVTELTTEAFLAALRRFTARRGVCSQLFSDNATNFVGAARELKEIYEFLEKEKTEIENNLANQRIQWNFIPPRAPTFGGLWEAAVKVAKKHLYTMTRGLTLTYEEYSTLLTEIEAILNSRPLTPLSSDPADLSVLTPAHFLVGDSLFQPVQHDLRETPDNHLSRWEHLQKIRQKLWRRWQDEYLQELQKRSKWSKNGANIEVNTVVLLKDDNVSPLHWALGRIVELFPGPDGVVRVGGGMFILGLGYVRVGSPVNEEIEAPLGD; this is encoded by the exons ATGCAGCGACTATGGTTGTTCGATATCGATTGGGATCAGAGTCTGCCGGAGGAATCCCGGACCGCCTGGGAAAGTTACTACGCCTCTCTGTCGAGAATCAATGAGCTACGAATTCCAAGAAACGTCGTACCAGGAAACTCGTCCGATAAATTCGACATTTTTGGATTCGGCGACGCGTCGGAGACAGCTTTCGGAGCGTGTTTATACGCGGTGAGTCGTGACGACGAAGGGAACATCCACTCCCACCTCATTTGCTCGAAAACAAAGGTTGCACCGTTAAAAACGATTTCGATGCCTCGTTTGGAATTAGAAGCGGCTCTGCTCCTCGCAAAACTTTATACGACAGTAAAAACAGCGTACGGAGAGCGTCTCAAGGACGTCAAATTGTGGAGCGATAGTACAATCGTTCTAGGCTGGCTCAAGACGTCGCCAAACGCAATGAAGACTTTCGTAGCGaatcgaatttcgaaaattcaaactctCACAAAGGCAACGGATTGGTACCACGTCCCATCGGAAGACAATCCCGCTGACATGCTGTCGCGAGGAATCACGGTCGAACGATTGATCGAGGACAAACTGTGGTGGCATGGACCGCCGTGGCTGACGCAGGAGGAGCCGTGGCCGAAAAACATGAGGAAACCGGACACAGAATTACCGGAATTAAAGCCAGTGACCGTCACTCTGACGACAATCACCGTATCGAGCATTCTCGAGAAATTTAAGTCATACCGCAAATTAATGCGTGTTATCGCCTACTGTCTTCGCtggagaaatcgaaaaaatccgTCTAAGAATCGAGCACTCACCGTCCAGGAGCTCGACCGAGCAGAAAAAGCCATAGCAAGAATGGTTCAACACGAAAGATTCGCGCAAGAAATTCGCGACCTTGAGAACAAAAACGAGATACATCGCAAAAGCCCGCTTCGAGCACTGACCCCCGTGTTGGACGACGAAGGTTTGCTCCGAGTCGGAGGACGACTCAGGAATGCAGAATTGTCTGAGGATCAAAAGCACCAGATAATTCTCCCGGCGAAACATTTCGTTACAACGTTGATATTGAAAGAGGAACATTTGCGTTTACATCACTGCCCTCCGATGCAAATATTGCACTCAGTGCGGCACAAATTCTGGCCTTTGAGCGGCCACAGGGAGACGAAAAAGATAGTAAAAGCGTGTCTCCCCTGTTTTCGATTTCGCCCGAGCTTTCCCGAGGTGAAGATGGGCGATTTACCCGCGCAACGAGTCTGTGGATTCGTGCGACCGTTCGTGACAACTGGCATCGACTACGCTGGCCCGATACAAATTCGTGAGAGCCGCCGTCGTGGAAGGATTCACGTCTGCAAGGGTTACATCGCAGTTTTTACCTGTTTTAGCACAAAAGCTGTGCATTTGGAACTCGTGACAGAACTCACGACCGAGGCATTCTTGGCCGCGCTGCGTCGTTTCACCGCCCGGCGAGGTGTCTGTTCACAGCTGTTCTCTGATAACGCAACGAATTTTGTCGGCGCCGCCCGCgaactcaaagaaatttatgagtttctcgaaaaagaaaaaaccgagATAGAAAACAATCTCGCGAACCAGCGCATTCAATGGAATTTTATTCCACCCCGAGCCCCGACGTTTGGCGGCTTATGGGAGGCGGCCGTAAAAGTCGCGAAAAAACATCTGTATACAATGACACGAGGCTTGACCTTGACATATGAAGAGTACAGCACGCTCTTAACTGAAATCGAGGCAATTCTAAATTCCCGACCCCTGACCCCCTTGTCCAGCGATCCAGCTGATCTATCCGTGCTCACCCCTGCCCATTTCCTTGTTGGCGATTCACTTTTTCAGCCTGTGCAGCACGATCTTCGGGAGACGCCGGATAATCACCTATCACGGTGGGAGCACCTGCAGAAAATTCGTCAAAAGTTATGGCGAAGATGGCAGGACGAGTATCTACAAGAGCTTCAAAAACGAAGCAAATGGAGCAAAAACGGAGCAAATATCGAGGTCAACACAGTTGTCTTGCTCAAGGACGATAACGTATCACCCCTTCATTGGGCGCTTGGCAGAATTGTCGAGCTTTTCCCGGGTCCGGACGGCGTCGTACGGGTC GGAGGCGGAATGTTCATACTAGGGCTTGGTTATGTGCGAGTTGGTAGCCCTGTAAATGAGGAGATCGAGGCACCACTGGGGGATTGA
- the LOC122408493 gene encoding uncharacterized protein encodes MTLYYEDYVSPSDPLPHVELRVYVTDGVRRVELVYDDTIHDHYQHHQRDWTRVQQYRRGATEIERRENAARSRALKKRREAKKLLKRKAEPSSWIDVTFPKRNRSDMDLVEREEKKKLKWRLIPFDFESPRPPNIRRLENELKRVAILESDEEAEEEDP; translated from the exons atga CTCTGTACTACGAGGATTATGTGTCACCATCGGACCCTTTACCTCATGTGGAATTGAGGGTTTATGTGACGGATGGTGTAAGGCGGGTGGAATTGGTGTATGACGACACCATCCACGATCATTACCAGCATCATCAGCGAGATTGGACGAGGGTGCAGCAATATCGTCGGGGGGCAACGGAGATCGAGCGTCGGGAGAACGCCGCACGTTCTCGAGCCCTGAAGAAAAGAAGGGAAGCAAAAAAGCTCCTCAAGCGAAAAGCTGAACCGTCCTCGTGGATCGACGTGACGTTTCCAAAAAGAAATAGAAGTGATATGGACCTCGTGGAACG ggaggaaaaaaagaaattgaaatggAGGCTTATACCCTTCGATTTCGAATCTCCACGCCCTCCAAATATACGACGATTAGAGAATGAGTTGAAGAGAGTGGCTATTCTAGAAAGCGATGAAGaagcagaagaagaagacCCGTAA